The window CTGCTGGCCTCATCATCCTATCTACTGATGTTGTTTTCATCTTGCCCACTGCTGCTGATCCCATCCTCTGAGGCATGGACAATCCTTTGTACATCCAAAACGTGGCATGGCATACCATCGACCGAGATGTTGTTCTTTAAATTTACAGAGGTTATTGTCCCCTTCCCCCATCATGATGTACACTGTGCGTTTGGAGGTTTTACCCAAACTTCTTCCCCGACCTGCACAAAGGCATGCTCTTCCTCTGTCCCGGGTCGCATTGATGCAGTACACGGATGcctgaatattgccctgtgtggcaccgacTCCTCAGCCTCGATTGGTGAAATTTGACCCCACTCTGCCATGGCCTTGATGGTATgatgatgcctttccaccaccccatttccacttggctggtatgccgccctgaagaagcggttgaccttccacccatcaagcatttctttcagcacATCCGAGCGAAATACAGTGCCATTATCCAGAAGCAGTTCATCCACGGGGCCTCGTTCCAGGAATGTCTCATTCAATACTTTCACAATTTCCTCTGTGGTCCCCatcttcatctccctccatatggccAACCGCCCCAGTCTgcagtcaaccattgagaggtacgtcccctgccggtagtgtgttatgtccaccACCAGTCGTTTCCAGTCGtggtccactggaatacttcccgcCTCATGTACGcccggagcagggtcgatggactggcacctgtcacaacTGCTAACCACTCTCTGCACGCTCCGTCTTGTTACATCGGAGTCAACTTTTCTGGCTAGGAACAATAtcctgtccacacccatgtgatgcatggtatGCAGTCTCCGCAACTCCGAGTTGCACAGACGGCATACTGCAGCTACAGCCTGCTTCACatcctctggcacctgcaaccaggctcgctttaccctggtcaggacgtctgccctgttcttctcggaaggcacaaagatcacgctcagcttcagattgaactcAGTGGTTAGTTCACGCAGTATCCCCAATCAATGCTTTACCAGCATCTCTGCAACCCCTTTGGTTCGCACCCTCCGCTCATTGGTGATGACTGCTGTCACCCAACCAAGTACAGTGGCCGAATcagtcctgatttctatggtgtgCAACCCCCACTTCAAGGCTAGGTTCACCCCCTTCAACACGGCATCCAACTCCGCCACATTGATATGATTGCAGTCATCCGTCTTCCTGAGCCAGGCTGCATCTTCCACCATGACACCTCCCACTTCTAAGACAACCCCTATCGCGATGCTACTGGCATCACACCATACAATCCCGCTCTTTGATTTGGGAACATACCAACTGCCCCTCACTGGGTTCTCTGCTCCTACTCTGACCAAGACTTCCTGTATCATGTCGATCGTCTTCTCCCACACTCTATCGTTCCACTTCACTCCTTCGGCTCGTCTCTTGATGAAGCTACATGCTGTCTGGAGCCATCCTGCAATCAAGTAGTGTCCCACCAGCttcccacacacagagaacagttcCCATCTACTCATGCTGGCACCCAGTTCAGGGACCTCATTCCCTCGCCGGAACACCAACACGCCGGCCTTGTCTCTCCATAGTTTGAGGCCCAGTGCAGCACCTCTCTCCATTGCCTCTGGTGGCTTGGCGATCAGTCCAAAACTCTTCAGGTGGCCTATGACCTCCGTTGCTGGCATTACGGTTTCATCCACCAGAATGTCATCGATGTACGAATTGGTGGCcctttttactctgtccaccttTCCCAGGATAgccttgagaattgttgccataatctttggCGCTGAATTCAGCCTGAACCccaacctggtcagacagtacgtccggcccttATACCTGACAAGCTGGTACTTCCACAatttctcagccacatgcacctgtAGGTATGCCGACTTCAAATCAACAATCATGGAGGCCCCTGTCATCTGCCTCCACTCTTGCAAGGTGTCTCTGCAGACATCTGTGGCCTCGCTGCCTGTATGACATGATACGTGGTCATTCAGCTCTCGGAAGTCAAGCACTGGCCTGACCTTATGCTTTGTGGGCTGTATCACTGCT of the Octopus sinensis linkage group LG1, ASM634580v1, whole genome shotgun sequence genome contains:
- the LOC115211658 gene encoding uncharacterized protein LOC115211658, producing the protein MATILKAILGKVDRVKRATNSYIDDILVDETVMPATEVIGHLKSFGLIAKPPEAMERGAALGLKLWRDKAGVLVFRRGNEVPELGASMSRWELFSVCGKLVGHYLIAGWLQTACSFIKRRAEGVKWNDRVWEKTIDMIQEVLVRVGAENPVRGSWYVPKSKSGIVWCDASSIAIGVVLEVGGVMVEDAAWLRKTDDCNHINVAELDAVLKGVNLALKWGLHTIEIRTDSATVLGWVTAVITNERRVRTKGVAEMLVKH